The following coding sequences lie in one Nocardioides sambongensis genomic window:
- a CDS encoding Ig-like domain repeat protein: MRPRPSSRRRPVRLVAPALGLAVGLGLAAPALPAQAAPSEPAEPAEPAGGSRLDAAAEVDADTPPTLTPKDGAFLTGTVTVASTPTVPEDDVVELAVDDASVDATETAGFAELSFDVGSNSASADFGNHVIVNGEHRIDIPTVVSERATLQIPAEELVSGDNVIEVVVGTTEGSCGTNYDDFALSDFRLDLLEETADGEENEYTYAFGDGSCGTNTSLLTSAELHFNVAGTPGATTGLTTELDTTSLANGRHTITATTAEGVEVSHQVRVNNAPAGAPVITPSDGTVLTGMQPLIAAAEGGVSSLLVDGAEPEVPVRLASGTATLDFTVGSNSIDARYENHLLVNGNRVEIGGDHVSEDVSLSFPNRYLVPGTNRIEIVTGTINGERGGERCANHDDFALSGITLKAADGTATPVDVAASYPMGDGTCGSSSTAVTEATLEFTVDGATTSRTLQTLAPGTARLDYTMGGNGADAGFPNTIAINGNVTEFGPQEPGRATLSFPNEWLVPGVNVIDVVAGAVNSGDCDNYDDFPLTELDLVPASGTDVKLTKMEDAAGVEHPVAIGDGVCGSSFASAHRRTQLFRVDAPAGGLRVDVDTTTLTDGEHEVSATSSGGQSASRTISVDNTGPAVASSVPAAGQWLNATVALEVELDDLTGVAGDAEITLDGEPVALGDPIGAGLDPGRHVIRVIATDAVGNTATRRIPFQNAGIPAAPTELSPADGSTDQGASVDLSARVTTPGGNGVTATFHEAEVVAPEAGFAGTADTLPTTLEVTGEESVDVDSLAPISDGTVEAPASTEITFQRYDVPVGAAAEAGTDADPVVRWQGVIDPERTVALRVWDAAAGEWVVQTSARGTVEGDTVLTASVPARLVDAGTLHVMVTGEDPFADDLQQPDPVANELDDPASYDFSLAHYTDTQYLSEGAAGGTYDDFDGVTEDTDVMTEVEQAIWQRSYRDTTEWLAANADDRKIAYVAHTGDIIENNINNPDTVGNVNPDTGLNELDEQVRKEFEASSEYQKVLDDAGVVSQVVAGNHDNQRGTETGPTSRFNTYFGPGRYDAADDTWGEGNSYGGPWKEGDNQNNYVLFSAGGLDFVGIGLSYGVDREEARWADGILKRYADRNAIVLTHDYLAPSTSPDGRGGGLMGDGSALYKLLVEPNPNVFLVLAGHRHGVAANVKRGVGVTMSNGVVELLADYQAYTATAEELGLDGDLDGDGDVDHAPTDRLRFGASFLRLLQFDVERSVMSVDTYSPHLDDLGATEYDIAGEQQPRYDGTEDAMVLPVDLNSRTTSFTTDSVAAFLPGERIGSDTVASGEVATVTWDDLGVDSTHGWMVTARSSGGGRAVSEPAVFATAGAAAPTLTVDPVTAAHGEDVAIEVEVDAGDVVATGDVTISDGDDELATATLEDGTATLTVPAGLDAGTHDLTVAYAGDDRVAAAEVSVQVTITADDAPVATTDPSISGTPEVGETLSADPGAWDLDDVELAYQWLRDGTAIDGATGATYQVTAADIRTSLRVRVTATAPGHSPGSARSASVLVGKVASTTSATAPGRVKKGQRALVSVSVGASGVTPNGTVRILDGSRVVGTGRLVDGEVKIRIRRMAPGRHRLVVTYAGSAQVQGSTDAVVVRVSRR; this comes from the coding sequence GTGCGTCCACGTCCGTCATCACGACGACGTCCCGTCCGTCTCGTCGCGCCCGCCCTCGGCCTTGCGGTCGGTCTCGGTCTGGCTGCTCCAGCCCTTCCGGCGCAGGCTGCGCCGTCCGAGCCCGCCGAGCCCGCCGAGCCCGCTGGCGGATCGCGGCTCGACGCCGCCGCCGAGGTCGATGCGGACACGCCGCCGACGCTGACCCCGAAGGACGGCGCGTTCCTGACCGGCACCGTGACGGTGGCGAGCACACCGACGGTGCCCGAGGACGACGTGGTCGAGCTCGCCGTGGACGACGCGTCGGTGGACGCCACCGAGACGGCCGGCTTCGCCGAGCTCAGTTTCGACGTCGGCTCCAACTCCGCCTCCGCCGACTTCGGCAACCACGTGATCGTCAACGGTGAGCACCGCATCGACATCCCCACCGTGGTCAGTGAGCGAGCCACGCTGCAGATCCCGGCCGAGGAACTGGTCAGCGGCGACAACGTGATCGAGGTCGTCGTCGGCACGACCGAGGGCAGCTGCGGCACCAACTACGACGACTTCGCCCTCTCCGACTTCCGGCTCGACCTGCTCGAGGAGACCGCCGACGGGGAGGAGAACGAGTACACCTACGCCTTCGGCGACGGCTCGTGCGGCACCAACACCTCGCTGCTGACCAGCGCCGAGCTGCACTTCAACGTGGCCGGGACGCCGGGCGCGACCACCGGCCTGACCACCGAGCTGGACACCACCAGCCTCGCAAACGGGCGACACACCATCACCGCGACCACCGCCGAGGGCGTCGAGGTCAGCCACCAGGTGCGGGTCAACAACGCGCCGGCCGGTGCACCGGTGATCACCCCCAGCGACGGCACCGTCCTCACCGGCATGCAGCCGCTGATCGCCGCCGCCGAGGGCGGGGTCAGCTCGCTGCTGGTCGACGGCGCGGAGCCCGAGGTGCCGGTGCGGCTGGCCTCGGGCACCGCCACGCTGGACTTCACCGTCGGCTCCAACTCGATCGACGCGCGCTACGAGAACCACCTCCTGGTCAACGGCAACCGGGTGGAGATCGGCGGCGACCACGTCAGCGAGGACGTCTCGCTGTCGTTCCCCAACCGGTACCTGGTGCCCGGCACCAACCGGATCGAGATCGTCACCGGCACCATCAACGGCGAGCGCGGAGGGGAGCGCTGTGCGAACCACGACGACTTCGCGCTCTCCGGCATCACGCTGAAGGCCGCCGACGGCACCGCCACCCCGGTCGACGTCGCAGCGAGCTATCCGATGGGTGACGGCACCTGCGGGTCCAGCAGCACCGCGGTCACCGAGGCCACACTGGAGTTCACTGTCGACGGCGCCACCACCAGCCGCACCCTGCAGACGCTGGCCCCCGGCACCGCCCGCCTCGACTACACGATGGGCGGCAACGGCGCCGACGCCGGCTTCCCCAACACCATCGCGATCAACGGCAACGTGACCGAGTTCGGTCCCCAGGAGCCCGGCCGCGCCACCCTCAGCTTCCCGAACGAGTGGCTGGTGCCCGGCGTCAACGTCATCGACGTGGTCGCCGGTGCCGTCAACAGCGGCGACTGTGACAACTACGACGACTTCCCGCTCACCGAGCTGGACCTGGTGCCCGCCTCCGGTACCGACGTCAAGCTCACCAAGATGGAGGACGCCGCCGGGGTCGAGCACCCGGTCGCGATCGGCGACGGGGTCTGCGGCAGCAGCTTCGCCTCCGCGCACCGTCGTACCCAGCTGTTCCGGGTGGACGCACCCGCCGGCGGCCTGCGGGTCGACGTCGACACCACGACGCTGACCGACGGTGAGCACGAGGTCTCCGCGACCTCGAGCGGTGGACAGAGCGCCAGCCGGACCATCTCGGTCGACAACACCGGCCCCGCCGTGGCGAGCAGCGTCCCTGCCGCCGGCCAGTGGCTCAACGCCACCGTGGCCCTCGAGGTCGAGCTCGACGACCTCACCGGCGTGGCCGGCGACGCGGAGATCACCCTGGACGGTGAGCCCGTCGCCCTCGGTGACCCGATCGGGGCGGGCCTCGACCCCGGCCGCCACGTGATCCGCGTGATCGCCACCGACGCGGTCGGCAACACCGCCACCCGCCGCATCCCGTTCCAGAACGCCGGCATCCCGGCCGCGCCGACGGAGCTCAGCCCGGCCGACGGGTCGACCGACCAGGGCGCCAGCGTCGACCTCTCCGCACGCGTCACCACGCCCGGCGGCAACGGCGTCACCGCGACGTTCCACGAGGCCGAGGTGGTCGCACCCGAGGCCGGCTTCGCCGGCACCGCCGACACCCTCCCGACCACGCTGGAGGTGACCGGCGAGGAGAGCGTCGACGTCGACTCGCTCGCCCCGATCAGCGACGGCACCGTCGAGGCACCCGCCTCCACCGAGATCACCTTCCAGCGCTACGACGTCCCGGTGGGCGCGGCTGCCGAGGCCGGTACCGACGCCGACCCGGTGGTGCGGTGGCAGGGCGTCATCGACCCCGAGCGGACCGTCGCGCTGCGGGTCTGGGACGCGGCTGCAGGGGAGTGGGTCGTGCAGACCAGCGCCCGCGGCACCGTCGAGGGTGACACCGTGCTGACAGCGAGCGTTCCGGCCCGCCTGGTCGACGCCGGCACCCTGCACGTGATGGTCACCGGCGAGGACCCCTTCGCCGACGACCTGCAGCAGCCGGACCCGGTCGCCAACGAGCTCGACGACCCGGCGTCGTACGACTTCTCGCTGGCCCACTACACCGACACCCAGTACCTCTCCGAGGGGGCTGCGGGCGGCACGTACGACGACTTCGACGGCGTCACCGAGGACACCGACGTGATGACCGAGGTCGAGCAGGCGATCTGGCAGCGCTCCTACCGCGACACCACCGAGTGGCTGGCTGCCAACGCCGACGACCGCAAGATCGCCTACGTCGCCCACACCGGCGACATCATCGAGAACAACATCAACAACCCCGACACCGTCGGCAACGTGAACCCCGACACCGGCCTCAACGAGCTCGACGAGCAGGTCCGCAAGGAGTTCGAGGCGAGCTCGGAGTACCAGAAGGTGCTCGACGACGCGGGTGTGGTCAGCCAGGTCGTGGCCGGCAACCACGACAACCAGCGCGGCACCGAGACCGGCCCCACCTCGCGGTTCAACACCTACTTCGGCCCGGGCCGCTACGACGCCGCGGACGACACGTGGGGTGAGGGCAACTCCTACGGCGGTCCGTGGAAGGAGGGCGACAACCAGAACAACTACGTCCTCTTCTCGGCCGGTGGGCTGGACTTCGTCGGCATCGGTCTCTCCTACGGTGTGGACCGTGAGGAGGCCCGCTGGGCCGACGGCATCCTGAAGCGCTACGCCGACCGCAACGCGATCGTGCTCACCCACGACTACCTCGCCCCGTCGACCAGCCCGGACGGCCGCGGCGGCGGGCTGATGGGTGACGGATCGGCGCTCTACAAGCTCCTCGTCGAGCCCAACCCCAACGTCTTCCTGGTGCTGGCCGGGCACCGTCACGGTGTCGCCGCGAACGTGAAGAGGGGCGTCGGGGTGACCATGTCCAACGGTGTCGTCGAGCTGCTCGCCGACTACCAGGCCTACACCGCCACCGCCGAGGAGCTCGGCCTCGACGGAGACCTGGACGGGGACGGCGACGTGGACCACGCGCCGACCGACCGGCTCCGCTTCGGCGCCAGCTTCCTGCGACTGCTCCAGTTCGACGTCGAGCGCAGCGTGATGAGCGTCGACACCTACTCGCCGCACCTGGACGACCTGGGCGCCACCGAGTACGACATCGCCGGCGAGCAGCAGCCGCGCTACGACGGTACCGAGGACGCGATGGTGCTGCCGGTCGACCTGAACAGCCGGACCACGAGCTTCACCACCGACTCGGTGGCGGCGTTCCTGCCCGGTGAGCGGATCGGCAGCGACACGGTCGCCTCGGGTGAGGTGGCGACGGTGACCTGGGACGACCTGGGCGTCGACTCCACCCACGGCTGGATGGTCACCGCGCGCAGCTCGGGTGGTGGCCGGGCGGTCTCGGAGCCGGCCGTCTTCGCCACGGCCGGTGCGGCCGCCCCGACGCTGACCGTGGACCCGGTTACCGCCGCCCACGGCGAGGACGTCGCGATCGAGGTCGAGGTCGACGCCGGAGACGTGGTCGCCACCGGCGACGTCACCATCAGCGACGGCGACGACGAACTCGCCACCGCCACCCTCGAGGACGGTACGGCGACGCTGACCGTCCCGGCCGGTCTCGACGCGGGCACCCACGACCTGACCGTCGCCTACGCGGGTGACGACCGGGTCGCGGCCGCGGAGGTGTCGGTCCAGGTCACCATCACCGCCGACGACGCTCCGGTGGCGACCACGGACCCGAGCATCTCCGGGACACCGGAGGTCGGGGAGACGCTGAGCGCCGACCCGGGCGCCTGGGACCTCGACGACGTCGAGCTCGCCTACCAGTGGCTGCGCGACGGGACGGCGATCGACGGGGCCACGGGGGCGACGTACCAGGTGACGGCGGCGGACATCCGGACCAGCCTCCGAGTCCGGGTCACCGCGACCGCGCCCGGCCACTCGCCCGGCTCGGCGAGATCGGCGTCGGTGCTCGTCGGCAAGGTCGCCTCGACGACCAGCGCGACCGCGCCGGGACGGGTGAAGAAGGGTCAGCGGGCGCTGGTCTCGGTGTCGGTCGGTGCCAGCGGGGTCACGCCCAACGGCACGGTGCGGATCCTCGACGGCTCCCGCGTGGTCGGTACCGGCCGCCTGGTCGACGGTGAGGTGAAGATCCGGATCCGCCGGATGGCGCCCGGGCGTCACCGGCTGGTCGTCACCTACGCCGGCAGCGCGCAGGTGCAGGGATCGACCGACGCCGTGGTGGTGCGGGTGTCGCGCCGCTGA
- a CDS encoding YihY/virulence factor BrkB family protein: MGVVGDLDRGQRRRSVFGFPIAVIYKFFDDQGNYLAAILTFYAFLAIFPLLLLATSIFGFILEGRPDLQESVIDSALGQFPIIGDQLGRPEGLQGSAGGVIVGALGALYGAIGLGLALQNAQSAAWAVPRNSRPHPVMTRVNSVFILGVAGTAILTISVGSAVLTETELVGSLSGYTWFHWVVRLLTVLLLGSLLTVLLRMAAARAIRQNVVNAAPGGYTIAVMWQFLQYIGTQYVTNVIGSAKGNNMNETFAVVLGLMALLYVGAIMGVLGIEVNVVLARRLWPRALLTPFTDAVDLTEADRRAYAMYAQMQRHKGFETVAVRFEGRDGDTHAIVLDPRTEEVIKQHIPGQPPRPEAADEPTQPMDLADLERLRQPGGDGGPQAGPPAPGAQRRPSRSRKIPSAVRRVGRPVQGDEDTAERPRPSSSGEESDRS; encoded by the coding sequence GTGGGTGTCGTCGGAGATCTGGACCGCGGTCAACGCCGTCGGTCGGTCTTCGGCTTCCCGATCGCGGTCATCTACAAGTTCTTCGACGACCAGGGCAACTACCTCGCGGCGATCCTCACGTTCTACGCCTTCCTGGCGATCTTCCCGCTGCTGCTGCTGGCCACCTCGATCTTCGGCTTCATCCTGGAGGGGCGTCCGGACCTGCAGGAGTCGGTGATCGACTCCGCCCTGGGCCAGTTCCCGATCATCGGCGACCAGCTCGGACGACCCGAGGGCCTGCAGGGGTCCGCCGGCGGTGTCATCGTCGGTGCGCTCGGTGCCCTCTACGGTGCGATCGGGCTGGGCCTGGCTCTGCAGAACGCACAGTCCGCCGCCTGGGCGGTGCCGCGCAACAGCCGCCCGCACCCGGTGATGACCCGGGTCAACAGCGTGTTCATCCTCGGCGTCGCGGGCACCGCGATCCTCACCATCTCGGTCGGGTCGGCGGTGCTGACCGAGACCGAGCTGGTCGGCAGCCTCTCCGGCTACACCTGGTTCCACTGGGTGGTCCGGCTGCTGACCGTGCTGCTCCTCGGCTCCCTGCTCACCGTGCTGCTGCGGATGGCGGCGGCCCGGGCGATCCGGCAGAACGTCGTCAACGCGGCGCCCGGCGGCTACACGATCGCGGTGATGTGGCAGTTCCTGCAGTACATCGGTACCCAGTACGTCACCAACGTGATCGGCAGCGCCAAGGGCAACAACATGAACGAGACCTTCGCCGTGGTCCTCGGCCTGATGGCGCTGCTGTACGTCGGCGCGATCATGGGCGTGCTCGGCATCGAGGTCAACGTGGTGCTCGCCCGCCGGCTCTGGCCCCGCGCCCTGCTCACCCCGTTCACCGACGCGGTGGACCTGACCGAGGCCGATCGTCGCGCCTACGCGATGTATGCGCAGATGCAGCGGCACAAGGGCTTCGAGACCGTGGCGGTCCGGTTCGAGGGACGCGACGGGGACACCCACGCGATCGTGCTCGACCCGCGGACCGAGGAGGTCATCAAGCAGCACATCCCCGGCCAGCCGCCGCGCCCCGAGGCCGCCGACGAGCCCACCCAGCCGATGGACCTCGCCGATCTGGAGCGGCTCCGCCAGCCGGGCGGCGACGGTGGTCCGCAGGCCGGTCCGCCGGCGCCGGGCGCCCAGCGGCGGCCGTCGCGCTCGCGCAAGATCCCCAGCGCGGTCCGACGCGTCGGCCGTCCGGTGCAGGGGGACGAGGACACCGCGGAGCGCCCCCGACCGTCGAGCTCCGGCGAGGAGTCCGACCGGAGCTGA
- a CDS encoding chitinase — protein MSLVAGRRLSWGRLAVVLVAAAGLVFASLRGWQWFEDSRVSVPEDSWFAGYVDVTATPQLAFEEPSSGAGPNAVLSFVVADPDDSCEPSWGGAYDLATAGEDLDLDRRIARLRQLGGVPVASFGGQANTELAVACDDTDAIYQAYREVVLRYEIGVVDMDIEGEALADTAAHQRRGQALARLQDEEDVAVWLTVPVAPHGLAEDALDLITTTLDAGVDLAGVNVMTMNYAESKDADATMAEASIDALESTHEQLDRLYTERDDRKTSAQLWRMIGATPMLGQNDVAGEIFDLDDASELKQFAADHDLGRLSMWSLNRDRECSDNWPDVTVVSDSCSGLEQDTGAFAAVLGDDVEGVPDPDASETPTQNPTEIPSDDPATSPYQIWNEEQVYLEGERVVWHQNVYVARWWSSGDVPDDPTVAEGASAWQLLGPVLPGETPEPSPTVAAGTYPEWKPTEVYTKGDRVQLGDTAFEAQWWNQAASPDAPSTQDEPSPWRRLTRKEIAEDSEGEASTAPSGG, from the coding sequence ATGTCGCTGGTTGCGGGTCGCCGCCTCTCCTGGGGCCGTCTGGCTGTCGTGCTGGTCGCCGCGGCGGGCCTGGTCTTCGCCTCGCTGCGCGGCTGGCAGTGGTTCGAGGACTCCCGGGTCTCGGTCCCCGAGGACTCCTGGTTCGCCGGGTACGTCGACGTCACCGCGACCCCGCAGCTCGCCTTCGAGGAGCCGTCCAGCGGCGCCGGTCCGAACGCCGTGCTGTCCTTCGTGGTGGCCGACCCGGACGACTCGTGCGAGCCGTCGTGGGGCGGCGCCTACGACCTGGCCACCGCGGGTGAGGACCTCGACCTGGACCGCCGGATCGCCCGGCTGCGCCAGCTCGGCGGCGTCCCGGTCGCCTCGTTCGGCGGACAGGCCAACACCGAGCTCGCCGTCGCCTGCGACGACACCGACGCGATCTACCAGGCCTACCGCGAGGTGGTGCTGCGCTACGAGATCGGTGTTGTCGACATGGACATCGAGGGCGAGGCGCTGGCCGACACCGCGGCCCACCAGCGGCGCGGCCAGGCCCTGGCCCGGCTGCAGGACGAGGAGGACGTCGCCGTCTGGCTGACCGTGCCGGTGGCCCCGCACGGCCTGGCCGAGGACGCCCTCGACCTGATCACCACCACGCTGGACGCCGGGGTCGATCTCGCCGGGGTCAACGTGATGACGATGAACTACGCCGAGTCCAAGGACGCCGACGCGACCATGGCCGAGGCGTCCATCGACGCGCTGGAGAGCACCCACGAGCAGCTCGACCGGCTCTACACCGAGCGCGACGACCGCAAGACCTCCGCCCAGCTGTGGCGGATGATCGGCGCCACCCCGATGCTCGGCCAGAACGACGTGGCGGGCGAGATCTTCGACCTCGACGACGCTAGCGAGCTCAAGCAGTTCGCCGCCGACCACGATCTCGGGCGTCTCTCCATGTGGTCGCTGAACCGGGACCGCGAGTGCAGCGACAACTGGCCCGACGTCACGGTCGTGTCGGACTCCTGCAGCGGCCTCGAGCAGGACACCGGCGCGTTCGCCGCGGTGCTCGGCGACGACGTCGAGGGCGTGCCGGACCCCGACGCCAGCGAGACCCCCACCCAGAACCCCACCGAGATCCCCTCCGACGATCCCGCGACCAGCCCGTACCAGATCTGGAACGAGGAGCAGGTCTACCTCGAGGGCGAGCGCGTGGTCTGGCACCAGAACGTGTACGTCGCCCGCTGGTGGAGCAGCGGCGACGTCCCCGACGACCCGACCGTGGCCGAGGGCGCCTCGGCCTGGCAGCTGCTCGGGCCGGTGCTGCCCGGGGAGACCCCGGAGCCCAGCCCGACCGTCGCCGCCGGCACCTACCCGGAGTGGAAGCCGACCGAGGTCTACACCAAGGGTGACCGGGTGCAGCTCGGCGACACCGCGTTCGAGGCGCAGTGGTGGAACCAGGCCGCCAGCCCGGACGCCCCCTCCACCCAGGACGAGCCCTCCCCGTGGCGGCGGCTCACCAGGAAGGAGATCGCCGAGGACTCCGAGGGCGAGGCGTCCACCGCACCGTCCGGCGGATGA
- a CDS encoding glycosyltransferase family 2 protein: protein MPIVHLIPSTAKLTWGRIGITVTILCWVAYVISTIVRHFLNDVGGFRFTMEAISYLLVVSVLTFSALMYLTARQGALKRFRAHRRVPRGLLDAHFTETGAPMTVLIPSYAEEPDVVRLTLWSAALQEYPDLRIVLLIDDPPYPTDPDVLAKLEATRALGAEIEEQLAVPYEQARATYEKWDQRLRSSETAPPECLADAAAIYLASAEWLERMAEDEVVSDHVAEFFVDQVLMALASELRLTLLALEAAIDQDGRMAAERARELLRRLLWIFAARMENFERKRYASLSQEANKAMNINSYLGLMGGTWRPTETADGTMLVRLEADQQVEGGDLHFPDPEYLLTLDADSQLLRDYCLRLVYFLEQEENLDVAITQTPYSSYRGAPTRIERVAGATTDIQHILHQGMTYHGATFWVGANAVIRRRALEDIVQVETVAGHEVRTYIQDRTVIEDTESSVDIAAAGWRLINYPERLSYSATPPDYGSLVVQRRRWANGGLLIFPKFWAQRGPRAREGRPIRMGEFTQRLNYMASIAWASFALLFILFYPYDGRLLSPLVVGAALPYFMAMASDLRLCGHRAGDIFRIYGFNLVLLPVNLAGVLKSIQQAFTGEKIPFARTPKVRNRTAAPGLHVLVPYLIVIYSLITVWRSYQHENWGNLAFAAFNAVLAAWAIRAYIGVTNSLVDMVMGVVNWLFVPIVKPAPPRRDQDLVREVDWDSILYHGDRRLGRDLRRRNDRRRRVVRSR from the coding sequence ATGCCGATCGTCCACCTGATCCCGAGCACCGCGAAGCTGACCTGGGGACGGATCGGCATCACCGTCACGATCCTCTGCTGGGTCGCCTACGTCATCTCCACCATCGTCCGGCACTTCCTCAACGACGTCGGCGGCTTCCGGTTCACCATGGAGGCGATCTCCTACCTGCTGGTGGTCAGCGTGCTGACCTTCTCGGCACTGATGTACCTGACCGCCCGGCAGGGTGCGCTGAAGCGGTTCCGCGCGCACCGGCGGGTGCCGCGCGGCCTGCTCGACGCGCACTTCACCGAGACCGGGGCACCGATGACGGTGCTGATCCCCTCCTACGCCGAGGAGCCCGACGTCGTCCGGCTGACGCTGTGGAGCGCGGCGCTGCAGGAGTACCCCGATCTGCGGATCGTCCTGCTCATCGACGACCCTCCGTACCCCACCGACCCCGACGTGCTCGCCAAGCTCGAGGCCACCCGCGCGCTGGGCGCCGAGATCGAGGAGCAGCTGGCGGTCCCCTACGAGCAGGCGCGGGCGACGTACGAGAAGTGGGACCAGCGGCTGCGGTCCAGCGAGACCGCGCCGCCGGAGTGCCTGGCCGACGCCGCCGCGATCTACCTGGCCTCGGCGGAGTGGCTGGAGCGGATGGCCGAGGACGAGGTCGTCTCCGACCACGTCGCGGAGTTCTTCGTCGACCAGGTGCTGATGGCGCTGGCCAGCGAGCTGCGGCTGACCCTGCTGGCCCTGGAGGCCGCGATCGACCAGGACGGGCGGATGGCTGCCGAGCGGGCGCGCGAGCTGCTCCGCCGGCTGCTGTGGATCTTCGCCGCCCGGATGGAGAACTTCGAGCGGAAGCGCTACGCCTCGCTGTCCCAGGAGGCCAACAAGGCGATGAACATCAACTCCTACCTGGGGTTGATGGGCGGCACCTGGCGGCCCACGGAGACCGCGGACGGCACCATGCTGGTCCGCCTCGAGGCCGACCAGCAGGTCGAGGGCGGCGACCTGCACTTCCCGGACCCCGAATACCTGCTGACCCTGGACGCGGACTCCCAGTTGCTCCGCGACTACTGCCTGCGGCTGGTCTACTTCCTCGAGCAGGAGGAGAACCTCGACGTCGCGATCACGCAGACGCCGTACTCCTCCTATCGGGGGGCCCCGACCCGGATCGAGCGGGTGGCCGGCGCCACCACCGACATCCAGCACATCCTGCACCAGGGCATGACCTACCACGGCGCGACCTTCTGGGTCGGCGCCAACGCCGTGATCAGGCGCCGCGCGCTGGAGGACATCGTCCAGGTCGAGACGGTCGCCGGGCACGAGGTCCGCACCTACATCCAGGACCGAACCGTCATCGAGGACACCGAGTCCTCGGTCGACATCGCCGCAGCCGGGTGGCGGCTGATCAACTACCCCGAGCGGCTGAGCTACTCCGCGACCCCGCCCGACTACGGCTCCCTGGTGGTGCAGCGGCGGCGCTGGGCCAACGGCGGTCTGCTGATCTTCCCGAAGTTCTGGGCGCAGCGCGGGCCCCGGGCGCGGGAGGGCCGGCCGATCCGGATGGGCGAGTTCACCCAGCGGCTCAACTACATGGCGTCGATCGCCTGGGCGAGCTTCGCGCTGCTGTTCATCCTGTTCTACCCCTACGACGGCCGCCTGCTGAGCCCGCTCGTGGTCGGCGCCGCGCTGCCCTACTTCATGGCGATGGCCAGCGACCTGCGGCTCTGCGGCCACCGGGCCGGCGACATCTTCCGGATCTACGGGTTCAACCTGGTGCTGCTGCCGGTCAACCTGGCCGGCGTGCTCAAGTCGATCCAGCAGGCGTTCACCGGAGAGAAGATCCCGTTCGCCCGGACACCGAAGGTGCGCAACCGCACCGCCGCGCCCGGACTGCACGTGCTGGTGCCCTACCTGATCGTCATCTACTCACTGATCACCGTCTGGCGCAGTTATCAGCACGAGAACTGGGGCAACCTCGCCTTCGCGGCGTTCAACGCGGTGCTGGCCGCCTGGGCGATCCGCGCCTACATCGGCGTCACCAACTCGCTGGTCGACATGGTGATGGGCGTCGTGAACTGGCTCTTCGTGCCGATCGTGAAGCCCGCGCCGCCGCGCCGCGACCAGGACCTGGTCCGGGAGGTCGACTGGGACTCGATCCTCTACCACGGCGACCGGCGGCTGGGCCGCGACCTGCGCCGCCGCAACGACCGGCGGCGCCGGGTGGTGCGCAGCCGCTGA
- a CDS encoding tyrosine-protein phosphatase, producing the protein MSNEDYLRLATVDNFRDVAGDGYATTDGGRVRTGVFFRSNELRLSGPDLATLTGLGLTAIIDLRSQGEIDRHPDPAVDGADWLHFDLFGIPMERVAAVRTVADAEEIMETVYRGFVDDEHSRAQLGNVLRQLSTGAKQLFHCTAGKDRTGWTAALLLHIAGVDDATIASDYLLTNARSAASRARLEASIVEAAGPERAAVFAPTLIADMTFLRAASDAVQASYGDRERYLRDGLGLDDETLGRLRALLRD; encoded by the coding sequence GTGAGCAACGAGGACTACCTGCGCCTGGCGACCGTCGACAACTTCCGCGACGTCGCCGGCGACGGCTACGCGACGACCGACGGGGGGCGAGTCCGCACCGGGGTGTTCTTCCGCTCCAACGAGCTGCGCCTCTCCGGCCCGGACCTGGCGACGCTCACCGGTCTCGGGCTGACCGCGATCATCGACCTGCGCTCGCAGGGCGAGATCGACCGGCACCCCGATCCCGCGGTGGACGGCGCCGACTGGCTGCACTTCGACCTGTTCGGCATCCCGATGGAGCGGGTCGCGGCGGTGCGGACGGTCGCGGACGCCGAGGAGATCATGGAGACCGTCTACCGCGGCTTCGTCGACGACGAGCACAGCCGGGCCCAGCTCGGCAATGTGCTGCGCCAGCTCTCGACCGGCGCCAAGCAGCTCTTCCACTGCACCGCCGGCAAGGACCGCACCGGGTGGACCGCCGCCCTCCTGCTGCACATCGCCGGCGTCGACGACGCCACCATCGCCAGCGACTACCTGCTCACCAACGCGCGCAGCGCGGCCAGCCGCGCCCGACTCGAGGCATCGATCGTCGAGGCCGCCGGACCGGAGCGGGCCGCCGTGTTCGCCCCGACCCTGATCGCCGACATGACGTTCCTGCGGGCTGCCAGCGACGCCGTGCAGGCGTCGTACGGCGATCGCGAGCGCTACCTGCGCGACGGGCTGGGCCTCGACGACGAGACCCTCGGCCGGCTGCGCGCGCTGCTGCGCGACTGA